A region from the Drosophila mauritiana strain mau12 chromosome 2L, ASM438214v1, whole genome shotgun sequence genome encodes:
- the LOC117138356 gene encoding uncharacterized protein LOC117138356: protein MASSNVQATPSQEELKRAENNKNVKNSEECQPMEDDVDAVDPSSSESELRSRSSGVGPTKIPAPLFLGPSASSRIYSSLMPKGKRRSSMESHQMADDSGINLDCSTDEQQTTLSARPSPMLQPMIDRIPDTISEMELRLAEEQTLKELQRVVAEMEADVALNNLDMQNLLPDDIDQDIQVPYNATDVDQDTQFQNEASDVDNVAESSGLDMEKLTGKDIQQEILLSEPEELPAGNVQMVEKEIAQKEEFPEIKETAVEIESLNEFEIVQHLDGEPVDEHPEIVQETPQDPTDGECEKYVPESDMEELETIINESSESEEDRLVREQFEKYPETLEPMFHPLADEIVCIDSEPELADQPSLEGSVESGREMVTLDELFDPEYNVHLMRQLLQARIEENSEIETVPDLIESEEAEEKETEPEAEIEMEEEMDPDLKQTGKPLPLSFLRRIMNHRILKISSPILFCSLAFSLIYMMRKE from the coding sequence ATGGCCAGCAGCAATGTGCAAGCAACTCCATCCCAGGAAGAGCTGAAGCGGGCTGAGAACAacaagaatgtgaaaaactCCGAAGAATGTCAACCAATGGAAGACGATGTGGATGCGGTTGACCCATCTTCGTCGGAGAGTGAGCTGCGGTCTCGCAGTTCGGGAGTCGGGCCCACTAAAATTCCGGCTCCTCTTTTCTTGGGACCCAGTGCCAGCAGCCGGATCTACAGTTCACTGATGCCCAAGGGGAAGCGACGCTCCTCCATGGAAAGTCACCAGATGGCCGATGATTCCGGCATCAATTTGGATTGCTCCACGGACGAGCAGCAGACTACGCTGTCAGCCAGACCAAGTCCAATGCTACAGCCGATGATCGACAGGATTCCGGACACTATCAGCGAGATGGAGCTGCGACTGGCAGAGGAGCAGACCCTCAAGGAACTTCAACGCGTCGTCGCCGAAATGGAGGCTGATGTGGCTCTTAATAATTTGGATATGCAAAATCTACTGCCCGATGATATTGACCAGGATATACAGGTGCCATATAACGCCACTGATGTGGACCAGGATACACAGTTCCAAAATGAAGCCTCTGATGTGGATAATGTCGCCGAGTCTTCCGGACTAGATATGGAAAAGCTGACAGGAAAAGATATTCAGCAGGAAATACTTCTGAGTGAACCTGAAGAACTTCCGGCAGGAAATGTGCAGATGGTGGAAAAAGAAATTGCACAGAAAGAGGAATTTCCAGAAATAAAGGAAACTGCCGTGGAAATAGAATCTTTAAATGAATTCGAAATTGTCCAGCATTTGGACGGAGAGCCAGTAGATGAACACCCAGAGATCGTCCAAGAGACCCCGCAAGATCCTACAGACGGAGAATGTGAGAAATATGTACCCGAATCGGATATGGAGGAACTCGAAACGATCATAAATGAAAGTAGCGAGTCCGAAGAGGACAGGCTTGTTCGGGAACAATTCGAGAAATACCCTGAAACACTGGAGCCCATGTTTCATCCACTGGCGGATGAGATTGTGTGCATTGACTCGGAGCCGGAACTGGCCGACCAACCCTCGCTGGAGGGGTCGGTGGAAAGCGGTCGCGAGATGGTAACTTTGGATGAACTATTTGATCCGGAGTACAACGTGCACCTAATGCGCCAGCTTCTGCAGGCCAGAATAGAAGAGAACAGCGAAATCGAAACAGTTCCAGACTTGATAGAAAGTGAAGAAGCGGAAGAAAAGGAGACGGAGCCGGAGGCGGAAATCGAGATGGAGGAGGAAATGGATCCGGACCTAAAACAAACTGGCAAGCCCTTGCCCTTGAGCTTCTTGAGGCGTATAATGAACCACAGAATCCTTAAGATTAGCAGTCCCATATTGTTCTGCAGCTTGGCTTTCAGTTTAATCTATATGATGCGCAAGGAGTAG